One Peptostreptococcus equinus genomic window carries:
- the tyrS gene encoding tyrosine--tRNA ligase, protein MGIYEELVARGLIAQVTDEEDIKKLVNAGKAKFYIGFDPTADSLHVGHFLTLSIMKRLQMAGNTPVVLVGGGTGYIGDPSGRTDMRQMMTPEVIQHNCDCFKKQISKFIEFGEDKGIMVNNADWLLKLNYVDMLREVGPHFSVNNMLRAECYKQRLEKGLSFLEFNYMIMQSYDFYYLYKEYGCNMQFGGDDQWSNLLGGTELIRRKLGENAFAMTIPLLVKSDGKKMGKSANGAIWLDPNKTSPFEFYQYWRNVDDADVINFIKKLTFLPLEEVEKMESWQGAELNKAKEILAHELTALVHSEEDALKAEEASKALFAGGSNDENIPTTIIDPSTLSDGSILIADLVLACGLLPSKSEVRRLVQQGGLFVNDVRIGEFNHQITEEELKEGVIIRKGKKTFHKAIIK, encoded by the coding sequence ATGGGAATTTACGAAGAACTAGTAGCACGTGGACTAATTGCACAGGTTACAGATGAAGAAGATATCAAAAAATTAGTTAATGCAGGTAAAGCTAAATTCTATATAGGCTTTGATCCAACAGCAGATTCTCTTCATGTAGGTCACTTCCTAACTCTTAGTATAATGAAGAGATTACAAATGGCTGGCAACACACCTGTTGTTTTAGTTGGAGGCGGTACTGGTTATATAGGTGACCCATCAGGAAGAACTGACATGCGTCAAATGATGACTCCTGAAGTTATTCAACACAACTGTGATTGTTTTAAAAAACAAATTTCAAAATTTATTGAGTTCGGTGAGGATAAAGGTATTATGGTAAATAATGCCGATTGGTTATTGAAACTAAATTATGTGGATATGCTAAGAGAAGTCGGTCCTCATTTTTCAGTTAATAATATGCTAAGAGCTGAATGTTACAAACAAAGATTAGAAAAAGGGCTATCATTTTTAGAATTTAACTATATGATTATGCAATCATATGACTTCTATTATTTATATAAAGAATATGGATGCAATATGCAATTTGGCGGTGATGATCAGTGGTCTAACCTACTAGGTGGTACTGAACTTATCAGAAGAAAATTAGGAGAAAATGCATTTGCTATGACTATACCTCTTCTTGTAAAGTCTGATGGAAAGAAAATGGGTAAAAGTGCAAACGGAGCTATTTGGCTAGACCCAAATAAAACTTCGCCATTTGAATTTTATCAATACTGGAGAAATGTAGATGATGCAGATGTAATTAACTTTATTAAAAAGCTTACTTTCCTTCCTCTTGAAGAAGTTGAAAAAATGGAAAGTTGGCAAGGAGCTGAACTAAATAAGGCCAAGGAAATATTAGCTCATGAATTGACTGCACTTGTTCATAGTGAGGAAGACGCTCTAAAGGCTGAAGAAGCTTCTAAAGCTTTATTCGCAGGTGGAAGTAATGATGAAAATATACCAACAACTATTATAGACCCTTCTACCCTATCAGATGGTTCTATCTTAATTGCAGATTTAGTTCTTGCATGTGGTCTACTACCTTCAAAGAGCGAAGTTAGAAGATTAGTGCAGCAAGGCGGTTTATTTGTAAACGATGTAAGGATTGGAGAATTTAACCATCAAATAACTGAAGAGGAATTAAAGGAAGGTGTAATTATCAGAAAAGGTAAAAAAACTTTCCACAAGGCAATAATTAAATAA
- the srtB gene encoding class B sortase, protein MKNKKILRVIKNISTTVDYFILLISILMFVIGSYAIWDTYQVYKLADKGTFEQYKPSPDNKLSYSEFMNENPDVIGWINIYGTGIDYPIVQSTSNEKYVNTSPDGKFSTAGSIFLDYRNKRDFTDFNSIIYGHHMDRGLMFGNIDKFVSKSFFDSHKYGLLYSKNHRSGLEIYALVKTTSSDSMIFTPSFKDEKSKEDFIKYINRSSLRKKDFNISKNDRLVLLNTCTYTGTSGRYSLVARITDKVEVNKFKKLESNNLVDKLVKSKESKLLFWILLLIILLLYYLYRKNKDKNK, encoded by the coding sequence GTGAAAAATAAGAAAATATTAAGAGTTATAAAAAATATTTCTACTACTGTAGATTACTTTATATTATTGATCTCTATTTTAATGTTTGTTATAGGATCATATGCTATATGGGACACATATCAAGTATATAAACTAGCGGATAAAGGAACTTTTGAGCAGTATAAACCTAGCCCAGATAATAAACTATCCTATAGTGAATTTATGAATGAAAATCCAGATGTAATTGGGTGGATCAACATCTATGGTACAGGCATAGATTATCCAATAGTGCAGTCTACTAGCAACGAAAAATATGTAAATACTAGTCCAGATGGTAAATTTTCAACAGCTGGAAGTATATTTTTGGATTATAGAAATAAGAGAGATTTTACTGATTTTAATAGTATTATATATGGTCATCATATGGATAGGGGATTGATGTTTGGTAATATTGATAAATTTGTTTCTAAAAGTTTTTTTGATAGTCATAAGTATGGTCTACTTTATAGTAAAAATCATAGGAGTGGATTAGAGATATATGCTCTTGTTAAGACGACATCTAGTGATTCTATGATATTTACTCCGTCATTTAAAGATGAGAAATCAAAAGAAGATTTTATTAAATATATAAATAGAAGTTCATTAAGAAAGAAAGATTTTAATATTAGTAAAAATGATAGATTGGTCTTATTAAATACATGTACATATACTGGTACGAGTGGTAGATATTCACTGGTGGCTAGAATTACAGACAAGGTAGAAGTTAATAAGTTTAAAAAACTTGAAAGTAATAATTTAGTAGATAAACTAGTAAAGTCTAAAGAATCTAAATTACTATTTTGGATATTATTATTAATAATTTTACTTTTATATTATTTATATAGAAAAAATAAGGATAAAAATAAATAA
- a CDS encoding DUF7601 domain-containing protein: MNKRFNKKSKAIILVASMFFSIGTTNLSSHAANNYSKSLSVKDVVTVADTGVTGPNETFTYTALAHSYNADTSLVSKCPSLSSATVNGLETINTDMDSTNSGKQLIKETSDLLDNVTFPDAGQYSYTIKQNSGTTSGMTYSKAEYLLSIMVAKANDGTLSIESIQIKKTVNDDGSTANGNKTEYTPGTGSNNGFEFKNEYIKSGGDTTPIDNTDTLNKVGLVVTKAVSGTSTSNDLNFDFSINLTKPSGVTGSISDAKAQIVDAKGSISGSEINVPYGSDVTFKLKAGEKLVFTNLAYGSTVKVKETDSKGFIPSATYNSGSDINAISNTGVLVSDTDGNQVDYINTKQTPIGIIMNILPFLILIIASIIGFVVYKRNRIKAQYN, encoded by the coding sequence ATGAATAAGAGGTTTAATAAAAAAAGTAAGGCTATAATATTAGTGGCAAGTATGTTTTTTTCAATAGGAACGACCAATTTAAGTTCACATGCAGCAAATAATTATTCAAAAAGTTTATCCGTTAAAGATGTCGTAACTGTTGCTGACACAGGTGTAACTGGACCCAATGAAACTTTTACTTATACGGCTCTAGCACACAGCTATAATGCTGACACTAGCTTGGTTTCTAAATGTCCTAGTTTGTCATCGGCTACCGTAAATGGTCTTGAGACAATAAATACAGATATGGATTCAACTAACTCAGGTAAGCAATTAATAAAAGAAACTAGTGATTTATTAGATAATGTTACTTTTCCTGATGCGGGTCAATACTCCTACACTATAAAACAAAATTCAGGAACAACATCAGGTATGACCTATTCAAAAGCTGAATATCTATTGTCTATAATGGTGGCAAAAGCAAATGATGGAACATTAAGTATAGAAAGCATTCAAATTAAGAAAACTGTTAATGATGATGGATCTACAGCTAATGGAAATAAAACTGAGTATACTCCAGGAACAGGTAGTAATAATGGATTTGAATTTAAAAATGAATATATTAAAAGTGGTGGTGATACTACACCTATTGACAATACTGATACTTTAAACAAAGTTGGTCTAGTGGTTACTAAGGCCGTATCTGGAACTTCTACAAGTAATGATCTAAACTTTGATTTTTCAATTAATTTGACTAAACCAAGTGGAGTAACAGGATCAATATCTGACGCAAAAGCTCAGATAGTAGATGCAAAGGGCTCAATATCTGGAAGTGAAATAAATGTACCTTATGGTTCTGATGTAACTTTTAAATTAAAAGCAGGAGAAAAATTAGTATTTACAAACCTTGCATATGGTTCAACAGTAAAAGTAAAGGAAACAGATAGTAAAGGTTTCATACCTTCAGCAACATATAATAGTGGTAGTGATATAAATGCTATCAGCAACACTGGTGTATTGGTTTCAGATACAGATGGTAATCAGGTAGATTATATCAATACAAAGCAAACGCCAATAGGTATAATAATGAATATATTGCCTTTCCTAATTCTAATAATTGCTTCAATAATAGGTTTTGTTGTATATAAGAGAAATCGTATCAAAGCTCAATATAATTAA
- the lepB gene encoding signal peptidase I encodes MNKKIKMIIDTNKDERIVGKDKENLLETDKKTMETKNIKQAIIKLLIKIFIVVFLVVGMFTFIFGLYRVNDIDMEPAVIPGDLALFYRLDKNCIPTDVVVIEYKGAKTCSRVVAVEGDYVDINEKGLYINGNKVYEPKIYSETLAVKKGIKYPLRVGENEIFILGDNRKNSVDSRLYGPVEKSTIYGKLISLFRRRDI; translated from the coding sequence ATGAATAAAAAAATTAAAATGATTATTGATACAAATAAAGATGAACGTATAGTAGGAAAAGATAAGGAAAATCTATTAGAAACTGATAAGAAAACTATGGAAACAAAAAATATTAAACAAGCTATTATAAAGTTACTAATAAAGATTTTTATAGTTGTATTTTTAGTAGTAGGTATGTTTACTTTTATATTTGGTTTATATAGAGTGAACGACATAGATATGGAGCCAGCTGTTATTCCAGGTGATTTAGCATTATTTTATAGATTAGATAAAAACTGCATTCCAACAGATGTTGTAGTAATTGAATATAAGGGTGCCAAGACATGCTCTAGAGTAGTAGCTGTTGAAGGTGATTATGTAGATATAAACGAGAAAGGCTTATATATTAACGGGAATAAGGTTTACGAGCCCAAAATATACTCAGAAACACTTGCTGTAAAAAAAGGAATTAAATATCCTTTAAGAGTAGGTGAAAATGAAATATTTATATTAGGAGACAACAGAAAGAATTCAGTAGATAGTAGGTTATATGGTCCAGTAGAAAAATCAACCATATATGGTAAGTTGATTAGTCTCTTTAGAAGAAGAGATATTTAA
- a CDS encoding CD0519/CD1768 family membrane protein, whose protein sequence is MNERKKVKAIGIETFVFLVIFIGGFAWVGSIMGAGNMFKTMMATAHDLLLNTVLLIMAMAVLAGAISGLLSEFGVISLVNKIFAPIMKPIWNLPGASITGIVATYLSDNPAIIPFAKDKTFTQYFKKYQVPALCNIGTAFGMGLIVTTFMIAQGSKYIVPALIGNLGAIIGSIVSVRIMLMQTKKYYGEHANDPYDETMSSDDLDSPIDHRYVRDTNMFQRVLDTLLEGGKNGVEMGVAIIPGVLIVCTFVMMITFGPSKNGSYTGAAYEGIKLLPYLGSKIQVVLEPLFGFHSPETIAFPITSLGAVGAAISLVPEFIKNGVAGPNEIAVFTAMGMCWSGYLSTHVGMMDALGTRELAGKAILAHTFGGLAAGISAHWILMAVQMF, encoded by the coding sequence ATGAATGAACGGAAGAAAGTAAAAGCCATTGGCATAGAGACATTCGTCTTCCTAGTAATATTTATCGGAGGTTTTGCTTGGGTTGGAAGTATCATGGGCGCTGGTAACATGTTCAAGACTATGATGGCTACAGCTCATGACTTACTATTAAACACAGTATTATTGATTATGGCAATGGCAGTTCTAGCTGGAGCGATTAGTGGTCTATTGTCAGAATTTGGAGTAATATCATTGGTTAATAAAATATTTGCACCAATAATGAAACCAATTTGGAATCTACCTGGAGCAAGTATTACAGGAATAGTTGCAACTTATCTTTCAGATAATCCTGCTATTATACCTTTTGCGAAGGATAAAACTTTTACTCAGTATTTCAAGAAGTATCAAGTTCCTGCACTATGTAATATAGGTACAGCTTTCGGAATGGGTCTAATAGTTACAACTTTTATGATAGCTCAAGGGTCAAAATATATTGTACCTGCTTTGATAGGTAATCTAGGGGCTATAATTGGTTCTATAGTAAGTGTTAGAATAATGCTTATGCAAACAAAAAAATATTATGGTGAACATGCTAATGATCCATATGATGAAACGATGTCATCTGATGATTTAGATTCGCCTATAGATCACAGATATGTTAGAGATACTAATATGTTCCAAAGAGTTCTTGATACATTATTAGAAGGCGGAAAAAATGGTGTTGAAATGGGTGTAGCTATAATACCTGGAGTATTGATAGTTTGTACATTCGTTATGATGATTACATTTGGTCCATCAAAAAATGGATCATATACTGGAGCAGCTTATGAAGGAATAAAACTATTACCTTATCTAGGAAGTAAAATACAGGTTGTATTAGAACCATTGTTTGGATTCCATTCTCCAGAAACTATTGCATTCCCAATAACTTCACTAGGTGCTGTAGGAGCAGCAATATCTCTAGTTCCAGAATTTATTAAAAATGGAGTGGCTGGTCCAAATGAAATAGCTGTATTTACTGCTATGGGTATGTGCTGGTCAGGATACTTAAGTACTCATGTTGGTATGATGGATGCACTTGGAACAAGAGAGTTAGCTGGTAAGGCAATATTAGCTCATACATTTGGTGGTTTAGCTGCAGGTATTTCAGCTCACTGGATACTTATGGCTGTTCAAATGTTTTAA
- the trmD gene encoding tRNA (guanosine(37)-N1)-methyltransferase TrmD has product MNISVMTLFPHMIESYMSESIMKRAIEKDIISVKIYNIRDFSENKHKKVDDYPFGGGAGMVMTPQPIYSTFDKVIEDMGLDMSTKPKLIYLSPKGRTFDQEYAKELSKEENLVFLCGHYEGIDQRIIDSIVSDEFSIGDYVLTGGELPAMVMIDSISRLIPGVLGTNESFEDESFENDLLEYPHYTRPRTFNGMDVPDVIISGNHKKIDEWRLNESKKITQERRPDLWKKYKNREK; this is encoded by the coding sequence ATGAATATATCAGTAATGACTCTTTTTCCTCATATGATTGAATCCTATATGAGTGAGAGTATAATGAAAAGAGCAATAGAAAAAGATATTATTTCAGTAAAAATTTATAATATTAGAGATTTCTCGGAAAATAAGCATAAAAAAGTAGATGACTATCCATTCGGTGGTGGAGCGGGTATGGTAATGACTCCTCAGCCTATTTATTCTACATTTGATAAGGTAATTGAAGATATGGGATTGGATATGTCTACAAAGCCAAAATTGATTTATTTGTCTCCTAAAGGAAGAACATTTGACCAAGAATACGCAAAAGAATTATCCAAAGAAGAAAATCTAGTATTCTTATGTGGACATTATGAGGGTATAGATCAAAGAATAATAGATTCTATTGTAAGTGATGAATTTTCAATAGGTGATTATGTACTAACAGGTGGAGAATTGCCAGCAATGGTTATGATTGACTCTATTTCTAGATTGATACCGGGTGTGCTTGGTACAAATGAGTCATTTGAAGATGAGTCATTTGAGAATGATTTGCTTGAATATCCTCACTATACTAGACCTAGAACATTTAATGGTATGGATGTACCTGATGTAATTATTTCAGGTAACCATAAAAAAATTGATGAGTGGAGATTGAATGAATCAAAGAAAATAACACAAGAAAGGCGCCCTGATTTGTGGAAAAAATATAAAAATAGAGAAAAGTAA
- the rimM gene encoding ribosome maturation factor RimM (Essential for efficient processing of 16S rRNA), with protein MLREEDMEKIQYFRIGKIVSTRGLKGEVKIYSYTDNIDRFKELNFVYLDKKEDEILEIQKMSPVSSNMVVLKFVGYDSIESVQKLINKSIYVDRENTYELDEDEILISDMIGMIVETVDGKIIGKLSDVLQYSANDVYVVKSEDSKEYLIPAVYEIVPEINEEENKIIINPISGLLD; from the coding sequence ATGTTGAGAGAGGAAGATATGGAAAAAATTCAGTATTTTAGAATAGGTAAAATAGTGTCTACAAGAGGTCTAAAAGGTGAAGTGAAGATTTACTCATACACTGATAATATTGACAGATTTAAAGAATTAAATTTCGTTTATCTGGATAAAAAAGAAGATGAAATATTGGAAATTCAAAAAATGAGTCCAGTATCATCCAATATGGTTGTTTTAAAGTTTGTGGGTTATGATAGTATAGAGTCAGTTCAAAAGTTAATTAATAAGAGTATATATGTGGATAGAGAAAATACATATGAATTAGATGAAGATGAAATTTTAATTAGCGATATGATTGGAATGATAGTAGAAACTGTAGATGGTAAAATAATTGGTAAGCTATCAGATGTATTACAGTATTCTGCAAATGATGTATATGTAGTAAAATCCGAGGATTCAAAAGAGTATCTAATACCAGCAGTATATGAAATTGTACCTGAAATAAATGAAGAAGAAAATAAAATAATAATTAATCCAATTTCAGGTTTATTGGACTAA
- a CDS encoding KH domain-containing protein: MKELIEGIAKALVDNPDKVEVEEIVDGRNVLLKLKVDDSEMGKVIGKKGRIAKSMRTVLKSVSNKKNVNATLEIVED; encoded by the coding sequence ATGAAAGAGCTAATAGAAGGAATAGCAAAGGCTCTTGTTGATAATCCAGACAAAGTAGAAGTAGAAGAAATTGTTGATGGTAGAAATGTCCTTTTAAAGCTTAAAGTAGATGACTCAGAAATGGGTAAGGTTATTGGTAAAAAAGGAAGAATTGCAAAATCAATGAGAACTGTACTTAAGTCGGTTTCAAACAAGAAGAATGTAAATGCAACTTTAGAAATCGTAGAGGATTAG
- the rpsP gene encoding 30S ribosomal protein S16, producing MAVKIRLRRMGTHKRPFYRVIVADARSPRNGRFIEEIGYYNPLTEPKQVKIDEEKAIKWLATGAQPTEVVKKLFTTNGITEKFEASKASK from the coding sequence ATGGCAGTAAAAATTAGATTAAGAAGAATGGGTACACATAAGAGACCTTTTTACAGAGTAATAGTAGCAGATGCTAGATCACCAAGAAATGGTAGATTTATAGAAGAAATAGGATACTACAACCCACTAACTGAACCAAAGCAGGTTAAAATAGACGAAGAAAAGGCAATCAAGTGGTTAGCAACTGGTGCTCAGCCAACAGAAGTTGTTAAGAAACTTTTCACTACTAACGGTATAACTGAAAAGTTCGAAGCATCTAAAGCATCTAAGTAA
- the ffh gene encoding signal recognition particle protein has product MLFEGLSDKLQNAFGKLKSKGKLTEADVKAAMREVKMALLEADVNYKVVKDFVKVVQDRCIGEDVMKSLTPGQMVIKIVNEELTNLMGSVKSEITFSQKPPTVIMMVGLQGAGKTTTSGKLAGLLKKKGKKPLLVAGDVYRPAAIKQLQVVGEKLDIEVFTMGDKVSPVDISKAALEHAKNNLNDVVIIDTAGRLHVDEVLMQELKDIKSNVNPQEILLVVDSMTGQDAVNVSESFNEALGIDGVVLTKLDGDTRGGAALSIRAVTNKPIKFVGMGEKLDNLEVFHPDRMASRILGMGDVLSLIEKAQDSLDMEKVKELEQKMRKNEMDFEDFLSQLEQIQNLGPLDKLLDMVPGMGSIKGQMGNFDANGKEVNKTKAIIQSMTLYERRNPAVLNASRKKRIARGSGTSVQDVNRLIKQFNEMKKMMKMFQSGNMMGKMKKGGFPKMPKLPF; this is encoded by the coding sequence ATGTTATTTGAAGGTTTATCAGATAAGCTACAAAATGCATTCGGTAAGTTAAAATCTAAAGGTAAACTAACAGAAGCCGATGTAAAAGCAGCAATGAGAGAAGTCAAGATGGCTTTGTTGGAAGCCGATGTAAATTATAAAGTAGTAAAAGATTTTGTAAAGGTTGTTCAAGACAGATGCATTGGTGAAGATGTTATGAAAAGTCTAACTCCTGGACAAATGGTAATCAAGATAGTAAATGAAGAGTTGACCAATTTGATGGGAAGTGTAAAATCAGAGATTACTTTCTCACAAAAGCCACCAACAGTAATTATGATGGTTGGTTTGCAAGGTGCTGGTAAGACTACTACTTCTGGTAAGCTGGCAGGTTTGCTAAAGAAAAAAGGCAAAAAGCCATTATTAGTTGCAGGTGACGTATATAGACCAGCTGCTATAAAGCAATTACAGGTTGTAGGTGAAAAGTTAGATATTGAAGTATTTACTATGGGAGATAAAGTTTCTCCAGTAGATATCTCAAAGGCTGCTTTGGAACATGCAAAAAATAATTTAAATGATGTAGTAATTATAGATACAGCAGGTAGACTTCATGTAGATGAAGTACTGATGCAAGAGCTTAAAGATATTAAATCAAATGTAAATCCTCAGGAAATACTTTTGGTAGTAGATTCTATGACAGGTCAGGATGCAGTAAATGTATCAGAGTCATTTAATGAGGCTCTTGGCATAGATGGAGTAGTTCTTACAAAATTAGATGGCGATACAAGAGGTGGTGCAGCACTTTCTATTAGAGCTGTAACAAATAAGCCAATCAAGTTTGTAGGTATGGGAGAAAAGTTAGATAATCTAGAAGTTTTCCATCCAGATAGAATGGCTTCAAGAATTTTAGGTATGGGTGATGTACTTTCTTTAATAGAAAAAGCCCAAGACTCATTGGATATGGAAAAAGTCAAAGAGTTAGAACAAAAAATGAGAAAAAATGAGATGGATTTTGAAGATTTTCTATCTCAGCTAGAACAAATTCAAAACCTAGGTCCACTAGATAAGTTGCTGGATATGGTACCTGGCATGGGTTCTATAAAAGGTCAGATGGGTAATTTTGATGCTAACGGTAAAGAAGTAAACAAAACTAAGGCTATCATTCAATCTATGACTCTATATGAAAGACGTAATCCCGCTGTTCTAAATGCTTCTAGAAAGAAAAGAATAGCAAGGGGTAGTGGCACATCTGTGCAAGATGTAAACAGATTAATAAAGCAATTTAATGAGATGAAGAAAATGATGAAAATGTTCCAATCAGGAAATATGATGGGCAAAATGAAAAAAGGTGGTTTTCCTAAAATGCCTAAATTACCATTTTAA
- the ylxM gene encoding YlxM family DNA-binding protein, whose translation MDIEKMIEVEILLAYYSQLLTEKQREIISMYYEEDYSLGEISSILKISRQSVFDSLKRSEKSLKEYENKLRMVEKSKKINKQVDKLAKQIESLSNIDKKDQNQLRILIEEVRELI comes from the coding sequence ATGGATATTGAAAAAATGATTGAAGTTGAGATACTTCTAGCATATTATTCTCAATTATTGACTGAGAAGCAAAGAGAAATTATTTCTATGTATTATGAAGAGGATTATTCTCTTGGAGAAATAAGTTCTATATTAAAGATTTCAAGACAGTCGGTATTTGATAGTTTAAAGAGATCAGAAAAATCTTTAAAAGAATATGAAAATAAATTGAGAATGGTAGAAAAATCAAAAAAAATAAATAAGCAAGTAGACAAACTAGCAAAGCAGATTGAAAGTTTATCTAATATAGATAAGAAAGATCAAAATCAGCTACGTATTTTAATAGAAGAAGTTAGGGAGTTGATATAA
- the ftsY gene encoding signal recognition particle-docking protein FtsY, which yields MFKFWKKKDNEENIEEIIEKDINESTQSTESKVDEIVRDDKKLVEADKENQKEKEGDKEEKKDEKTNVFSRLMQGISKTKDNITGRVDSILNSYTKIDEELMEELEEILITADVGLNTTMEIIDRLRTMIKERGVKEPLKVRDLLKEIIGDILSKDNSKIEIKEPATIIVMVGVNGVGKTTTIGKLAQRFKDDKKKVMLAAADTFRAAATEQLDIWANRVDVDIIKHHEGADPGAVVFDAIKACQSRKADVLIVDTAGRLHNKVNLMNELGKIFKIIDREYPEAHREVLLVVDATTGQNAVSQAKTFKEVADITGIALTKLDGTAKGGVVLAVKSEVDVPVKLIGVGEKAEDLQDFDAKSFTNALFGDM from the coding sequence ATGTTTAAATTTTGGAAGAAAAAAGACAATGAAGAAAATATAGAAGAAATAATAGAAAAAGATATAAATGAATCAACTCAAAGTACTGAATCTAAGGTTGATGAAATAGTAAGAGATGATAAAAAGTTAGTTGAAGCTGATAAAGAAAATCAAAAAGAAAAAGAAGGCGACAAAGAAGAAAAAAAAGATGAAAAAACCAATGTATTTTCTAGATTAATGCAAGGTATTTCAAAAACTAAGGATAATATAACTGGCAGGGTAGATTCAATATTAAATTCATATACCAAAATAGATGAAGAATTGATGGAAGAATTAGAAGAAATACTAATTACTGCAGATGTTGGACTTAATACTACTATGGAAATTATAGATAGATTAAGAACTATGATAAAAGAAAGAGGAGTAAAAGAGCCACTAAAAGTTAGAGATCTATTAAAAGAAATAATAGGAGATATCCTATCAAAAGATAATAGCAAGATTGAAATAAAAGAACCAGCAACTATAATAGTAATGGTTGGAGTAAATGGTGTAGGAAAGACTACTACTATTGGTAAACTTGCTCAAAGATTCAAAGATGATAAGAAAAAAGTAATGCTAGCAGCTGCAGATACATTTAGAGCGGCTGCGACTGAACAGTTAGATATATGGGCCAATAGAGTGGATGTGGATATAATCAAACATCATGAAGGAGCTGATCCAGGTGCCGTAGTATTTGATGCTATAAAGGCTTGTCAGTCAAGAAAGGCAGATGTATTGATTGTCGATACAGCCGGTAGATTACACAACAAAGTCAATTTAATGAATGAGCTTGGAAAGATATTTAAGATAATTGATAGAGAATATCCTGAGGCACATAGAGAAGTATTGTTGGTTGTAGATGCCACCACAGGGCAAAATGCTGTCAGTCAGGCAAAAACTTTCAAAGAAGTTGCGGATATAACAGGTATTGCACTTACAAAACTAGATGGTACAGCAAAGGGTGGAGTAGTTCTAGCTGTTAAATCAGAAGTTGATGTACCTGTTAAATTAATAGGTGTTGGTGAAAAGGCAGAAGATCTACAAGATTTTGATGCAAAATCTTTCACAAATGCTTTATTTGGTGATATGTAA